One genomic segment of Hevea brasiliensis isolate MT/VB/25A 57/8 chromosome 3, ASM3005281v1, whole genome shotgun sequence includes these proteins:
- the LOC110670026 gene encoding uncharacterized protein LOC110670026, whose amino-acid sequence MANPRRNSYSNSSENQFQVQNLSRLSSIKHFLKKPHAFPFLLLIFLLLTWVSLRLQHTSHFSSANLQGTQERKWSKDDDKKANLIRFKSGLFPSPIIKEKRGWIFDPVSLALDSSIRGGALSCASLHVGEIRPGTLRGNHRHYTCNETFVIWGAKTLFRLENNQIVDKGYAEVIVDADEIAIAASPSRTAHLLANVDPILSTYFIGCQDSVINYNSSATDFNVWKDV is encoded by the exons ATGGCAAACCCTAGAAGGAACTCATACTCAAACAGCTCAGAGAaccaatttcaggtccaaaaccTCTCACGATTGTCATCTATAAAACATTTCTTGAAGAAGCCACATGCCTTCCCTTTCTTGCTTTTAATCTTTCTCTTGCTGACATGGGTTTCCCTCAGACTTCAACATACTTCCCATTTCTCTTCTGCTAATCTTCAAGGAACCCAAGAGAGGAAATGGAGCAAAGATGATGATAAGAAGGCCAATTTGATCAGATTCAAATCTGGGTTGTTCCCTTCTCCCATCATCAAAGAAAAGCGTGGTTGGATTTTCGATCCTGTCTCTCTTGCTCTGGACTCTAGCATTAGAG GTGGAGCATTATCTTGTGCCTCATTACATGTTGGTGAAATCCGACCTGGCACTTTGAGGGGAAATCACAGACACTACACTTGCAATGAGACATTTGTCATTTGGGGTGCCAAAACACTGTTTAGG TTGGAAAACAACCAGATTGTTGATAAAGGTTATGCTGAAGTAATTGTTGATGCAGATGAAATCGCTATTGCGGCTAGTCCAAGCAGAACTGCCCACCttttggcaaatgtagatcccatACTTAGTACATATTTTATTGGGTGCCAAGACAGTGTTATAAACTATAACAGCTCAGCTACCGATTTCAATGTCTGGAAAGATGTCTAG